Proteins from a single region of Kluyveromyces lactis strain NRRL Y-1140 chromosome C complete sequence:
- a CDS encoding uncharacterized protein (no similarity), producing the protein MHTIHAVDSEIGMLYSISSGEKDLSKKSNDLLENVGRYTENLVIDLNVLREIQVINDTILKSEAFLEAVVVQNGGENPVFQYLHDIETKSKGPFDPESRSIMQEIVYKTVSSRFEFNKIWLPKFFLKVPKSFSAGVILQEQFLVSLWDTLDDDMFLTFVNVCCSMLREVSDHEMIALLRLITEYNTTRDLKEVFAVIFQVFSDTTEIVGKIIQDLDGTLYHRTLTFIGYLISGDSRFITLLFLEQCDAIVPKMENILLLQELLIDLNISAVPLPNHLRSLKLSSMWYTFSENSLFWAVFQRLNSDFNKAAKELAYQLVVRIFEYSGGRIVALWNDDLQTVIPRSVSANLAESIEIKYIGSLYGTLKLLALTSGMQYIV; encoded by the coding sequence ATGCACACGATACACGCAGTCGATAGTGAGATTGGCATGTTATATAGTATCTCTTCTGGGGAAAAAGATCTATCTAAAAAGTCTAATGATCTTTTAGAAAACGTTGGACGGTACACTGAAAACTTAGTCATAGATTTGAATGTACTTCGAGAAATCCAAGTTATCAATGATACTATTCTAAAATCAGAAGCTTTTTTGGAAGCAGTAGTTGTGCAGAACGGTGGTGAAAACCCTGTGTTCCAGTATTTGCATGATATCGAAACAAAAAGCAAGGGTCCTTTTGACCCAGAAAGCAGATCAATTATGCAAGAGATAGTTTATAAAACTGTTTCGAGTAGGTTTGAGTTCAACAAGATATGGTTACCAAAATTTTTCCTGAAAGTACCAAAGTCATTCAGTGCAGGTGTAATTTTgcaagaacaatttttggTAAGTTTATGGGATACATTAGATGATGATATGTTTTTGACATTTGTGAACGTTTGCTGTTCGATGCTTCGAGAAGTTAGCGATCATGAAATGATAGCACTATTGCGATTAATTACAGAATATAATACCACCAGAGATCTCAAAGAGGTATTCGCTGTGATATTTCAAGTTTTTTCAGATACCACTGAGATTGTTGGGAAAATAATCCAGGATTTGGATGGGACATTATATCATAGAACATTGACTTTTATTGGATACTTAATATCAGGTGATAGCAGATTTATAACACTTTTGTTTTTAGAACAATGCGACGCCATTGTGCCAAAGATGGAAAAcatacttcttcttcaggaGCTAttaattgatttgaatatttccGCAGTTCCTTTGCCTAACCACCTGAGgtcattgaaattgagTTCTATGTGGTATACTTTTAGTGAAAACTCACTTTTTTGGGCAGTCTTTCAGCGTTTAAATTCTGACTTTAATAAAGCGGCAAAAGAATTGGCTTATCAATTAGTAGTGAGGATTTTTGAATATAGCGGTGGAAGAATTGTAGCTTTGTGGAATGATGATCTTCAAACTGTAATTCCACGGTCAGTTTCAGCAAATCTTGCAGAGTCTATCGAGATTAAGTACATAGGGTCCCTATATGGTACATTAAAACTTTTAGCACTCACAAGTGGGATGCAGTATATTGTTTAG
- the KAR4 gene encoding Kar4p (similar to uniprot|P25583 Saccharomyces cerevisiae YCL055W), with the protein MSAVLEEIYQKKGNSSKSVAREHVTLRPANEFHTNDHSNNYIHTGSLPQTHVRNIENTVDGYPKLQRLFSLKERQVMQFNTKPFGCKVELDEIVPTLNDWVQKDGLTFDVVMIGCLTDNQFIYPLLTQLPIHKLISKPGFLFVWGSAQKINELSRLLNNEIWAKKFRRSEELVFVPVNKNSPFYPGLEADDESLFEKMQWHCWMCITGTVRRATDGHLIHCNIDTDLAIESKNSKVGAIPNQLYKVAENFSTATRRLHIVPARTGSETPIRMRPGWVIMGPDVLLDNFNAMEYKNEVGRVGSNLPKDPSIESLRPKSPISIKN; encoded by the coding sequence ATGTCGGCGGTTTTAGAGGAAATATATCAGAAAAAGGGGAATTCGAGTAAGAGCGTAGCGAGAGAACATGTCACACTTAGGCCTGCAAATGAGTTTCACACGAATGATCATTCAAATAACTATATACATACTGGATCGCTTCCCCAAACCCACGTAAGAAACATTGAGAATACTGTTGATGGATATCCGAAGTTGCAGAGGCTATTTAGCCTGAAGGAAAGGCAGGTAATGCAGTTTAATACAAAACCATTTGGTTGCAAGGTAGAGCTTGATGAAATAGTTCCCACATTAAATGATTGGGTACAAAAAGATGGTTTAACTTTCGATGTTGTCATGATTGGTTGCTTGACTGATAATCAATTTATCTATCCCCTTTTAACTCAGTTACCGATACAtaaattgatatcaaagCCAGGGTTTTTATTTGTATGGGGAAGTGCACAGAAGATCAATGAGCTTTCAAGACTTTTGAACAACGAAATATGGGCAAAAAAGTTTCGCAGAAGTGAGGAGTTGGTTTTCGTCCCTGTCAACAAGAATTCACCATTTTACCCCGGATTAGAAGCAGACGACGAGTCactttttgaaaagatgcAATGGCATTGTTGGATGTGTATCACAGGAACAGTAAGAAGAGCCACGGATGGCCATCTCATACATTGCAACATTGATACCGATTTAGCAATCGAATCAAAAAATAGTAAAGTTGGGGCAATTCCGAATCAATTGTACAAGGTAGCAGAGAATTTTAGCACCGCTACAAGGAGACTTCATATCGTTCCCGCCAGAACAGGAAGTGAAACACCAATCCGGATGAGACCTGGTTGGGTTATCATGGGTCCAGATGTACTGCTAGACAACTTCAACGCTATGGAATATAAAAATGAGGTTGGAAGAGTTGGATCGAACCTGCCAAAAGATCCCTCCATAGAGTCATTAAGACCAAAATCTCCAATATCTATTAAAAATTGA